Genomic DNA from Methanosarcina sp. MTP4:
GCAAAACAGGTTCAAGGCCCTTTATAACGACCTTCACCTGATGGGCTCCATTATGAAAACATTTCAATTTCCACTTTCCATAAATTAGCGATGGATACGGCAGGCATCGTTCCTCCCCAGGGTGCGAATTCGAATTTCTGGAACCGGGAACTCCCCCTAAAAGCCCTCGAAAAAGCCAGGCCGAAATACGATGCCATTCTCATAGACGAATACCAGGACTTTCGAGACGAGTGGTTGAAGCTCTGCCTCGTTCTTTGCAAAAAGCAGGAATACAACGGGACGGTGAGTGAAAACCTTTTCATGGCCGGGGACCGTTTACAGAGCATTTACAATCCTCACGAACACACCTGGAAAAGTCTGGGGGTAAACGTAACAGGGAGGTCCAAACTCCTGAAACATTCGTATAGGTCCGGAAAATCCCACATTGACCTTGCCCTTGATTTCCTGATGTCTGACGGCAGCATGAAAAAGGAAGTCGAGAGATTTTACGAAGGTAGGGAAGGAATCGAAAACGAGCAGACCGGTGAGAATTTTATCGACTTTCTTGAAGGTGGCTTTGAAGTAATCAATGATATCCTGAATAAAGTCTTGCTGGATATGAGATATGATCCGGAAGATGTGCTTGTCCTTGCTCCCACCCATGCAGCCGCAGAGCGGCTTTACTTTAAACTTGATCCTTTCCTCAAGTCAAAGAGCATAATAACAAAAGACATCGTACCCGGGAAAATAATCATAACAACATATCATTCTTCCAAGGGCCTGGAATGTAAGGTGTGTGTCCTGTTGAATGTCAATAAATTAAATGTTAATAAGGCTCAGGATAAGAAACTCCTTTACGTAGGGATGACCCGGGCATCCCAGAGACTGTATATCCATGCCCGTGATTTTGAGTCCGAAAGTTTTGCCAGGCAATTGAAGTACGGGGAGTTTGATCAGGCTACCTGAATTTGGCTTGTATTTCAAAAGTTTCTGGGGGCTATTTTCCTGAGTTTCCCCGGACTTCACCACGAGAACATGCCATTTAATTATTTTTTTACATGGCTTTTTTGCATGGCTTTTTTGCATGGCTTTTTTGTACAGGCAGATTCAATGTCCGGTATTTTACCATCTGGCCTCAAAGTTCTTCTTATGGAAATTTCCATACATATATTGATATCCAGCAGGTGTATATCTAAATCTCAAAGCCGCTACTTCAAATAGGTTTACAGGATTATTTTAAATACGATTAATGAGTTTGAAAGAAGATTTCTCTGAGAATTTGCTGCTCATCAGGGGAGATGGGGTTTGCCGAACTCTCGTTTACAAAAAAGAAGCGCCACCCCTTAAAATACAAGACTTTCTTCTTGATATAGAAGGTTTGCTTCTGAATATAGGTAGATTGCTTTTTACAAAATAATGCCGGACCGATACTATGACAAATGACCCTAAAAGAAAGACAGGAAATACAGACCCCGGAAGAAATGCAGGCAGGACTGGTAAGGCAGGTAAGACGGATCAGACAGGTAATACTGCATCCGGCCGCCTGAAGAAAGCCCTTGCGCCTTATGAAAAAGTCCTTACAAAAAACCCTGATGATGCAGCCGCCTGGGCAGGCAAGGCAGCGGTGCTGCTCAGGTTCCACGTGTACAAAGATTCCCTGAAGGCCTTTGATAAAGCCCTTGAAATCGAACCTTTAAACCCCGGATACCTCTTTGAAAAAGGTTTCGTGCTCTTAAAGCTCGAAAGGGAGGAAGAGGCCTTGCAGGCTTTTGATTGGGTGCTCGAAATAAAACCGGAGAGTGACAAAACCTGGAACCTCAAGACCTCGGTCCTCTGCAGGCTCGGACAGCAAGAAAAAGCTCTTGCAGCCTGTGAAAAAGCTCTTGCTTCCAATCCCAAGATCGCGGGCGCCTGGCACGCAAAAGGCACTGTGCTTTCTGACCTTGACAGCTACGAAGAAGCCCTCAAAGCCTATGATGAAGCTCTCAAACTCAACCAGAACCTTGCAAGAACCTGGGAAGGTAAGGCTTTTGTCCTCTACAAGCTGGACCGGTTTATGGAAGCCTTAAATGCATACGATACCGCTCTCAAACTAAACCCGAACAATGCAAAGACCTGGGTCGGCAAAGGGCTTGTCCATCTCAGGCTCAGCAGGCAAAAAAGGGCCCTGGACACCTTCAATAAAGCCATCTCAATAAAGCCTGATTTTGCAGAGGCCTGGCTCTATAAAGGTGAGGCCCTGGCCCTGGTAGATAAAGATGAAGAGGCTCTGAGGGCTTATGAAAGAGCTCTCAAGATCAAGCCGGACTATGCTGAAGCCTGGAAAGCCAAAATTTCCGTAAGCTCCAAACTCGGAATTGAAATGGATGAAGAGGATATGGAAGAAGAATGGAAAGAGGAATGGAAAGAGGAAAAACCGGAAATAAAGAGGAGTACATGGACACGGAAATCGGATATCGGGGTGGAAATTAAGAACGCCGCTAAGGAAGGAAAATATAATAAGTTCGGCAAAAAAGAAGATCAGGGTCCGGAAATAAAGAGGAATACATGGACAAGGAAGGCGCAAGAAGGAGAGGAAACTAAGAAATATATGGGGAAAAAGACTGATAAAAAGAGAGGGGGAACAGAAAGGAAAACAGGGAAAAGAAAAGAGCAAAAGAAATGATTTAAACCTGTTGCATGCAGACGTGCGTTCTTTCAGGTAGTTGATCAAAAACCCACTTTGAAAAGGCATTTTTGAAAGTGGGGCATTTCTTCTGTATTTTATACGTTTCAATATAATGAAAGGTTTCAGGGCAAAATCGATTGTTATATTGAACGCTATTTAACTCAATTTTTTTTGGGAACCAGCTCCAGTATTCTTGTTGTGGATACGATGAGAAGTTCTGAAGCCGGCCCCCTAAATATAATATTCATTCTGGTTAAAAAGTTTACGCAGTACCTCTTTTCGGGGAGGGTGCGGAAAAAACTGCACTTTTATAACTACGTTTTTCCGGTTGTTTCCACATTCAGGGGCTCTTTGCGAAGAGTTACAGAAGCAGCAAAAATAGGGATACAGGCACTGTAGCATATTTTCCACTGATCTCATATTTTCCTTTTGAAACAAGAATCCCTTTTTCAAAAGCAGTCAGCCCTCGGTAATCGCTGCTATTTATCTGTCTCTGGTATTTCAGTTCGATTCCAAGTAGTTGATTTCCATTTGTTTTCAGTACGAAATCAACTTCTTTTTTGCCACCCTTGGTTTTCAGGTAAAAGACGCGTTCATGAGGAGAGAATACGTCACTTGGATGTTTTTCGTACATAAAATGAACTAGATGGGAATGGAAAACGGATTCAACGAGTTTGCTTTTGGTTTCAGGGTTGCTGAGGTAGAGATTCGCGGATTCGAAGTAGTCTGTGAAGCCTGAGGCCCAACTGTGAAGGGCATGGAAAATAAAGGGGTCCTGGAAGTAGATTTTTTTGTCTTTCTTGAAACTGGCGGTTTTTTTCGGTAGGTCAAGGGGATAGAGCACATTCAGGACAAAAGAGTCTTCGAGGGCAGTGACATATTTCTGTACTGTTACGTGGGCTCCGATATCTGTTTCGTCGGTGATGCCCCGCCAGCTTACCGGGGTAGTGAGTTTGCCGGATATGCTTCTGAGAACCTGTTTTACAGGCATTTCGGGGATGTTCCAGCGGGCCAGATCCCCTATCAGGGACTGGATATATATTTCATATATGCTGCTGTCGATTTTGTTCTTCGTGAAAAATTCGTTGATGGATCTTGGGATTCCTCCCGTAATCAAATATTGGTCAAAGAGCTGGTCGATTTCGGGTTGGTAGAGGAGGAGAGTGCTCTGGAGGAGGTCGGCTTTGCCTTCAAACAGATCTGAAAGGATTTCCTGCCTTTTTGAACCCTCGATAAGACCGTTTACCTCCATGAACTGCTTTATGTCGGGATTCAGGGTTTCCACATATTCTGAAAATTTCATAGGGAAGAAGATCTTGTCCAGGGTTCCTTCCCCTTCTCCTCTCCTTCCAGGAAGCCTCTCTATACTGCTCTTTATGTCGATTGAGTGTGACCCTGTCAGGACCACGGATGTATTTTTAAGGGCTCCGGTATCGACAAGGTATTTGAGTCCCTTTTCCCAGTCTCTTACCGAGGAGATCTCGTCCAGAAAGATGTATTTTCTTTCAAGCCTGAAAGCTGCCGCCCAGTTTAGGTAGAGGTTCAGGACCTCGAAGAGCTCTTTCTCGTCAGCCACAAGGTCACAGGTAAAATAAAAAACACTCTGTGGATGCTCGATTTCATCTAGCAGGTCCCGGATTATGAGCTTTACAAGCGTGGTCTTCCCCACCTGCCTCGGCCCTCTGAGAGTGTATATCCTGTCCCTGTCGAATTTCAACTCTCCTTTAATCCAGGGGCTCCATTTAAGGACAGAATCTTCCCATTTTTTCAGTTTGTCATCGTCCCTGATCGCAGCAGGATTCTTCCACCAGGGGTTCTGAACGGAGAGGTTCATAAAATTCATGTAAGATAAGCTATGTAATTTGTGGTTTATATAGATTGGTCAAGCATCTAACCACCTATTTATAAACTAGTGGTTAAATGTCTAACCACTTGTTTATAAATAGGTAGTTAAGTGTCTAACCACCTATTTATAAACTGCCGGTTAAGCATCTAACCACTCATTTATAAATGAGTGGTTATTCTGGTTTCAAGAGTTAAGAATAGATTCATCGTGAGTGAATAAAATCCGTTTTTCCGGGTGTATCGGTATCGGCAAAATTCTGAGTAATCCGATATATTTTATTTACTGCAGGGCTAGTTTTTTGCTCCAGCCCCCGGAGAAACTTCGGAACGATCGGCTTTCAGGTCTCCGAGCTCTCAACGGTCGTGCCTGCACGACCGGCCTTTTCAAAAAAGTTCATAGACAAAGCCGTTTTAATTTTATATTGCCAACTTCACGCTTCCTATCCTGGCACCCAAATATGCTCAATTCTTATTTCATTCCTTCAGCTATGTATTCTTAATAGCAAACATTTGCTTTTTCTTTTCAGTCCTGAAAAAACCCGTGCTGCGCACGGTGACAAGAACGGTTTGAGACAGCTATTCCGGTAATTTTGGAACAGATCCAGGCGGTCAACTGCTCCGCTTCCCTGGAATCATAAATCATAAATCAGAAATCATAAACTATCAAAACAATCCGGGATTCGCCTGAATAGTTTGAATGGTCCCCATGCCGGGTTAAATCAATATTCGAAGGCCTGCGCCCTGAAAACCCCTTAAATTCCATGGAAATAATGACCTGTGCTGTACTCCACATCCGCGTATTTCAGTTTCCCTTTCTTGCCTTCAAGGGTCAGGCTGTATGCCCTGACGATATCCTTTATTTCCTTTTCGCCATTCAGGGTGAGGTCCAGCCTCAGAACATCCGCGCCGCTCCCTTTCAGGCCCTTAATGTACTTTAGCATGGAAAGGACTTCCGAGTTGTAGATAAGGGTCCGGGTACCCCAGCGCTTAACCGGGAAGCTCCTGTCCTGCCGGTCGAGGAGCTGCACTTCGCTTTCGGGTTTGAGGACATTCCGGTCAATGAGAGGTTTGAGAAGGTCGTTTTCCGTTACGAGCAAGAGTTCCCGGCCGTGGACCGTAAGCTCGATTTCTTCGGTTTTTCCGCAGGCTTCGAGGGCCTCGCAAACGGCCCTGATTTCTTTCATGTTCAGTTCGCTTGAAAGGCCTACCCTGTAGGCTCCGGCTTTTTTGAGGGTGTCGACCGTAAATGAATTAAAAGGAGTCAGGTCTTTCCGGGCGACAAAGGGGATTCCCAGTTCCTTTGCGAGCTGTATGGTCCCAAAGTCGGAACAGGCTACAGTGAAGCCGGCTTCTTTCACAGCTCTCAGGAGGGGGGTGAGAGCTTCCATTTCCCTTTCATGGGCAATCAGCGGGAGGGTAAAGACGATTTCAAGCCCTTTCTTAAGCAGGAACTTCAGTCTCTTCCGGTATTCAGGAGACCTCAGCTCATGGAAGCTTTCGATTGGGATATAAACGATATCCGCCTTCCCGTTCACTGCCTGGAAGAGGCCTTCCGGGTTGTTTACCTCGACACTCAGGCGCAGGCTCTGTGGGCTTTTTGCGGAAGTGGAACTTTCGGACTCTGTTGGCTTTGCGGAGACGGTCCCGGAAACTTCTGCCTGGGTATCTTCTGCTCCGGAAACTTCGGCTTCGTTTTTGCACAGGTAGGCAAGGCCCGAAAGCTGCGGGTGTTTTAGCTCTTTTTTTCGTATACCCGTGGACTTTTCCAGCAGCAGTTCCAGAGCCTGCCGCCTTGCGCTTTTGAGGGCTCCGACGGGGATGAAGATTTCTTCATCGGCTTCTATCTCGATGGACCCTATATCGTAAGGGGTCTCTCCGAGCTGTTCCATTGCTTTCCTGATCGCCTCTTCGGGGGTAGGGGACTTCCGGGAGGGCTGGACAACGTATTCGTCCTCAAACTCCACGAGGCTTTCACCGGGGCTTTTGCAGGGGCTTTCGACTGTGACCTTAAGCTGCTCGCCTTTCCTGGCTTTGACCTTAATGTTTACTGGCAGGGGTTTTACCTTCCTCTCCTGCAGCCCTTCCAGGAAGCTCCTGTCGGTTGAGAGGAATACCTCGTCCTGGGGGTTGACGACTTCTCCCGTTTTGAAACTGATCTCAAGGGTTACTTTTTCCCCTTTCCTGGCTCTTTCCAGGTGCTTTCCGTTTTTCGAGATGATGCCGTTTACTATGGACCCGAGCATTCCGGTTTTGGTATTTACCTGGGTGTGGATCCCGATCCCGTCGTTTACCTCGATTTCTTCATGGAGGGTGAGGGTTATCAGGCCATAGGGTTTGGAACGGACGACTTTTGAGACTTTGCCGAGATAAACCCCATAGTTCGAGTCGTATTCGAGATGGGTGACTGTCCGGTCCCCGAGGATGAAACCCCTGGTAAACCCTCTGCTGAAAAGTTTTGCAAGTTCCTTTTCTTTCTGCTCGAGTTCTTCCAGGTCCAGGTTTTCCCCGCTTTTGTAGATCCTCTCGACTGCCTCTTTGTAAATTGCCGAACTGCCGGTCACGTATTCGGGCTTCTTCATCCTGCCCTCGATTTT
This window encodes:
- a CDS encoding UvrD-helicase domain-containing protein, with protein sequence MDTAGIVPPQGANSNFWNRELPLKALEKARPKYDAILIDEYQDFRDEWLKLCLVLCKKQEYNGTVSENLFMAGDRLQSIYNPHEHTWKSLGVNVTGRSKLLKHSYRSGKSHIDLALDFLMSDGSMKKEVERFYEGREGIENEQTGENFIDFLEGGFEVINDILNKVLLDMRYDPEDVLVLAPTHAAAERLYFKLDPFLKSKSIITKDIVPGKIIITTYHSSKGLECKVCVLLNVNKLNVNKAQDKKLLYVGMTRASQRLYIHARDFESESFARQLKYGEFDQAT
- a CDS encoding tetratricopeptide repeat protein, with amino-acid sequence MTNDPKRKTGNTDPGRNAGRTGKAGKTDQTGNTASGRLKKALAPYEKVLTKNPDDAAAWAGKAAVLLRFHVYKDSLKAFDKALEIEPLNPGYLFEKGFVLLKLEREEEALQAFDWVLEIKPESDKTWNLKTSVLCRLGQQEKALAACEKALASNPKIAGAWHAKGTVLSDLDSYEEALKAYDEALKLNQNLARTWEGKAFVLYKLDRFMEALNAYDTALKLNPNNAKTWVGKGLVHLRLSRQKRALDTFNKAISIKPDFAEAWLYKGEALALVDKDEEALRAYERALKIKPDYAEAWKAKISVSSKLGIEMDEEDMEEEWKEEWKEEKPEIKRSTWTRKSDIGVEIKNAAKEGKYNKFGKKEDQGPEIKRNTWTRKAQEGEETKKYMGKKTDKKRGGTERKTGKRKEQKK
- a CDS encoding DUF3656 domain-containing protein, whose translation is MSEKTSANRCPPEILAPAGDYDAFLSAIKGGADAVYLGIGEFNARRGAKNLSSRELEKAIDMAHSHGVKVYLAFNIPIKEHELQPALDLIDQAYAAGVDAIILRDPGLFRLLKATFPELPLHASTQMTIHNKAGVRFVEELGASRVIVSRELSTAEVRDIVDSSKIGVEVFVHGALCYSYSGRCLFSSFVSDRSGNLGACAQPCRWKYGFLVDGEPQNELIRGDYPLSCAELCTLPGLDKIVASGVESLKIEGRMKKPEYVTGSSAIYKEAVERIYKSGENLDLEELEQKEKELAKLFSRGFTRGFILGDRTVTHLEYDSNYGVYLGKVSKVVRSKPYGLITLTLHEEIEVNDGIGIHTQVNTKTGMLGSIVNGIISKNGKHLERARKGEKVTLEISFKTGEVVNPQDEVFLSTDRSFLEGLQERKVKPLPVNIKVKARKGEQLKVTVESPCKSPGESLVEFEDEYVVQPSRKSPTPEEAIRKAMEQLGETPYDIGSIEIEADEEIFIPVGALKSARRQALELLLEKSTGIRKKELKHPQLSGLAYLCKNEAEVSGAEDTQAEVSGTVSAKPTESESSTSAKSPQSLRLSVEVNNPEGLFQAVNGKADIVYIPIESFHELRSPEYRKRLKFLLKKGLEIVFTLPLIAHEREMEALTPLLRAVKEAGFTVACSDFGTIQLAKELGIPFVARKDLTPFNSFTVDTLKKAGAYRVGLSSELNMKEIRAVCEALEACGKTEEIELTVHGRELLLVTENDLLKPLIDRNVLKPESEVQLLDRQDRSFPVKRWGTRTLIYNSEVLSMLKYIKGLKGSGADVLRLDLTLNGEKEIKDIVRAYSLTLEGKKGKLKYADVEYSTGHYFHGI
- a CDS encoding ATP-binding protein — encoded protein: MNFMNLSVQNPWWKNPAAIRDDDKLKKWEDSVLKWSPWIKGELKFDRDRIYTLRGPRQVGKTTLVKLIIRDLLDEIEHPQSVFYFTCDLVADEKELFEVLNLYLNWAAAFRLERKYIFLDEISSVRDWEKGLKYLVDTGALKNTSVVLTGSHSIDIKSSIERLPGRRGEGEGTLDKIFFPMKFSEYVETLNPDIKQFMEVNGLIEGSKRQEILSDLFEGKADLLQSTLLLYQPEIDQLFDQYLITGGIPRSINEFFTKNKIDSSIYEIYIQSLIGDLARWNIPEMPVKQVLRSISGKLTTPVSWRGITDETDIGAHVTVQKYVTALEDSFVLNVLYPLDLPKKTASFKKDKKIYFQDPFIFHALHSWASGFTDYFESANLYLSNPETKSKLVESVFHSHLVHFMYEKHPSDVFSPHERVFYLKTKGGKKEVDFVLKTNGNQLLGIELKYQRQINSSDYRGLTAFEKGILVSKGKYEISGKYATVPVSLFLLLL